The Drosophila innubila isolate TH190305 chromosome 2L unlocalized genomic scaffold, UK_Dinn_1.0 4_B_2L, whole genome shotgun sequence genome segment GGTGCGTCCCATAACCTATAGCTTTTTTAATGACATTAATTGTACACTACAGgggtatattgtattgtataagTATGTATTAGAAAGATAGAGGGCATTCCGACTacataaagtttatttattccaTACTTTAAAAGAACTATACATCCTAAAATTGTTGTCAAGGCTTTAaaaagctattaaaaaaaGCCAGAAAATTTAGGAAATCTGCAGGAAAGCCGAATTGAAAGTTATCATAGTTTTTAAGTTGATTTCATgatcattttttatgaaaatttatgaaatagcAACCAAAGACGATTAGAACTGTGATGTTTTCTATATTGTAGACGTTCAAAATAATCgcattactatatatatatatatttaaattgagtatAGGGTACCTCAGAGTCGATAATTCAACTAAAgcgtttttaattgaaattcctTGGCTTTTCCAGACACGCGTGAATATAATGTCGACGCAATTTCAATCACTGCTCAACTCTTACGGCGAGGATGTGTCCGACAAGAGTCAAACACTGCTCCACATCATAACCAAGTTCTCCAGCGCCTACTGTTCCACAATTGAGGGCACAGCGCGTAATATCGAGACGACGGAATTGTGTGGCGGAGCGCGTCTTTGTTACATTTTCCATGAGATCTTTGGACGCACCTTGGACTCGATACATCCGCTGGCGGGACTAACAAAAATGGACATTCTTACGGCCATCAGGAATGCGACGGGTCCGAGGCCAGCGCTCTTTGTGCCCGAAGTGTCCTTTGAGCTGCTGGTGAAGCGTCAGATTCGCCGCCTGGAGGAGCCGTCGCTGCGTTGCGTTGAACTGATCCACGAGGAAATGCAGCGCATTGTGCAACATTGCGGCAACGAGGTGCAACAGGAGATGCTGCGGTAAGTCAACTCAATTGTCCCACCGGTAATCACCAAAACatagtttttaaatcaatgtCTACTCCCcgatttaaatgtatttatttttgagtttataGCATGTTATTACAGCatatctttagtgtttttagtcATATTCTGGCTAAAACTATTGTTAAGATCAGGACTTTAAAAACTTCATAGAATCAAAGGACTAATTGtctttaaacataattttcgtccttgcaaggactaaaaacacaaaatttttgagCTCATAAAGCTGGGACATAGAATTTATTGATTACTTAAGAACTATGGGATCTTGGTAAGACATACTAAAATTGACCGGAGTTTACGAATTTGAGTTgccattttttgttaaaaaaaaaaaaacaccgaAGAACCTGTTCCATGgtaacttttatattaaaataattgaatgacAAATTGCCAGAGAACGTaagttttattgaaatttatttaaaatacaattaatagctataattttttaattcagttttgtttctaatctataaaaattaataacctACAAAAAGCTTAcaactcaaattaaattcttccGTTCTTTCTTCCAGTTTTCCCAAGTTGCATGAGAAGATTGTCGATGTGGTGACTCAGCTGCTGCGTTGTCGTCTGCCGGCCACAAATGTGATGGTCGAGAATATTGTGGCAATTGAGTTGGCCTACATAAACACCAAGCATCCAGATTTCCACAAGGAAGCTGCTTTGGTGCCCAGTCTACTCAAGACCGATAACGATCCCTATTCACAATCGCGTCGCACGAACACGCCACGCAACAATATGTCGCCCCAAGTCTCGTCACACAGTACGATGACACAGAACCAGCAACACTCGCAACAGTCACAGGCGCAActgcaaacacaacaacaacaacagcagcagcagcaacaacaacaacaacagaatgaTAACCATGATCAGGTAATGAAAAATCTTTAacgaaaaatatatgttaaaaaaaagctagtGAACTTCTTTAAACTGAATTTCATAGGCACAAAGTAGGTTCAATTAGAAAAATCTCTTTTCCCTGTACCTATATATTACAGAAGACTCCTACAActccaaaaataatattatatatcagTATCAACCACAAGTTTTGACTGTAACTTTACAATcagctatattataaaattaaaaagtattttctgCAAAGGAAGCATCCTTTAAATtctcgaaaataataatttttttgttattttaaatatcgaattttaaactttcattaaCTCCTTGTCTTATAATTAGCGAAAATCAAAGATTTTTAACCTGTTTTAGAGACTTAATAcctcttttttaataaatcgtactaaaaactacaaatatattaatttgtaaggattttaagattaaactaCCATAACTTGATataaactgaaccgacttacATACGAAATGTATTTTTCATCTGGATTCGTCTTCTAAATTCATTcgacatttgaattttatgaaatttgtaaaaatatttttgaatgcgtttattaaatttgttttaattgttttattttacaaaaattataaaaaatctttaaataatgtaCCGCATTTAGTTGATAAAAGAGTTCTATTTTCTTAGATAACTTCTACATTTTATGGACTGCTTTCATCAAGGGTAGGTTGTGCTTTCCATCCCTTTTtcttgttgaaaaaaaatctgaGTTATGCATAGCCCTTCATTTCAGTAAATTAAGCTATCAGTCATATTAATTGTgaacataatatatttaatatatatcatTACCTTTCATTAATGAACTCTGTactgatatttaattttcttcacAGAATCATGTTGGCGAGAACTCAACGGGCTCCTGGTTATCAAACATTTTACCACCTGCTCCTAATCGTGCCGACAGCATTGAGAACTCGGCGAGCAACACTCCGGTGCATAACAATATGGTCAGTCCATTGAAGCCCGTCAATCTGCTACCCGATGTGCCGGCTCTGCACAATCCACGTCGTCTTACCGACAAGGAGCAAAAGGATTGTGATGTCATTGGttcgtttaaattaaatagatattaATCTTATATACACTTCTATTCACTATAGGAATTTTAACACTATATGAACTTAAACATCATAAAAGGGAGTGATATTTACATCAAAAAACAATAGAAATAATGGAAATTATAAGTTCTTGAATAGTTTTGTAATGAAATTAGGAGAAAAAAAACGGGATTtggaaagcaaaaaataagtgaaatctcctatcaaaaattttttattaaaaaagtcacttgttttatttttattaaaacacacctgatttttaataaaatattttttgttttccaattCGTTTTTCTTAATTAGCTTTTCTAATAATGCAGTTTCTATGGTTCTGTAATGcaattttccattatttttattaaaagtcaCTATTGATTAATATTTTGGTTAACTTTCAGAAATATTCAATAAGAAAATACtagtaaaatcaaaattacttttttactAATATTATTCAAGCAGTTTATTTCTAATTGAATGTAAacagaatttttattatttaaattttatttcattccatcgctattattttttttaactttacagAGCGTCTGATCAAATCGTATTTCTATATTGTGCGCAAATCAATACAAGACTCTGTACCAAAGGCAATAATGCATTTCTTGGTTAACTACGTTAAGGACAATTTGCAAAGTGAACTGGTTACACATCTGTACAAGTCGGAGAAGGCTGAAACACTGCTTAATGAGTCCGATCACATTGCAGTGCGTCGGAAAGAGGCGGCAGATATGTTAAAGGTGCGACTCgtctattattaaatattccaatcaataataaaacttacttGTTTATTAATAGGCTCTCACGCGTGCTAATCACATTATTAGCGAAATACGCGAAACTCACATGTGGTAAAAAGTGGGAAAAAGGAGTGCGTATTGCCGCCAGATATTGGATATGATATTGGAGCCTGTTTcgaccaaaaacaaaaatataacaagcAATTAAAAAGCATGCAAAGGCATATATCAATCGACACTATTTATTGCAGACAACTTTGAAATCGAAACAACTTTGCTTTGTTAAATGTTTCCTTCTCCCCACATTAAAAACTAGCAACacattatatagtatatatagcTTTAAGTACATCTTGAGAACACTTTCCCATTGCGCTGCATTTGAAGAGTCGAAAGTGCATTCAAATTCGACTTGGACTCCACAGCATTTTTCAACATGATTTGATCCTATTTAAAGCATGCGAAATGTTAAAATGATGTCTCAATGtaatattttggttttgttttaagTTCAATTCATGCacttattacatttttgaatagacaaataaaatgagaaacggttgattaattacttaataaaaattgagagtTTTTAAGCACTGGTTTTAAGTCTGCATTAGAACAGGGAATGAAATTGttcattaaaatcgaaatcgagatctagaggaaaataatttttttaacgaaattaatcaaattgaaatgtagaacgaatttagaggccaaaccacaattaaaatgacattctgctagaaaatcggttaagatttgacaaagttatgagtgcttgaaattggtcagactttggatctagcaactttacaagtccaaatttttcctcgatttgacatgattttttacaagaaaattaaaggtctcagaatcaagttgtaagtgttgttttattgtaattaagatagaaggagttgattaaaagtgaaaacttgagaatcaaaattttcaattttcgaaattccaaaggggggacccttagcatcgatgTCGTGatttaaaggaaaataatttttttcacgaatataatataatttgaacgcagaatgaatttagaaatcGAACCATGATCAtagtgacattccgcttgaaaatcggttcacttttgacaaagctatgagtgtttgaagttggtcagtctttggatctagcaactttccAAGTCAAAACTTgtgttattttattcttttcattCAAATGTATTGATTATAGtcagatttttataattatctttatcattgattaaaattttttaaaatcatcatATAATCTTTAAAGTGCTAAAAGATTTGAATTGGGATTTTTGTTatgcttataaattgataaatacaaaaggcagtttttataataaaaaactttaatacttGAATACGAGTTAAAATCTAATTTGGAAAACTGTTGTCATTTCTTATTTCTCATTTCCGGCAATAAATCAAACTAGGGCTTTCAAGCTTCGACCGTGACTTGGATTTCGGCTGTTGTTGCGGGTTAATCAGTTTAGGTGTTTAATGATGATCCTACAACATTTATGACTATATGTATTTGAAGTTGCTTGTCTTTGTTTTTCAAGCCCGATTCGTGTCGGAAAGTACACGAACAATGCAGCCGACGCCGCCTTTGGCGAACGCCTTTTCATGCCACTGCAACAGATGGCCGCTGGATCCCTCGGAGGGTATTTCAAAGCCCCGATATATATACTTCATGAGCACATCGATCAGATCGTTTTGATCCAACGTATCAATGGCCTGATCCATTTGTGTTGATTTGATTGATAACAGCACCCGCAGCGTTATGTTTAGGGCGTTGTCCTGCAAAGTATCAAAGTAATTATAAACaatcttaattcatttaaagttgACGCATTTGCTTACCTTGACATGCTGGTTCTTGCAACGTAATGGGGCATTCTGCAGTGCACTGAGCAGCGCCTCAACACTTTTCCCTTTGGTCAGCAGCGATGTGATTTCATTCTCATCCGGGCCAGCGGCAGAGCTGTCGACGCCATCATCTTCCCGGAAATTATCCTCGTTGTATTGATCGACGTCGATCTTACGAAATGCATTGCTTGACGTATTTTTTGCCATATTTGtgggtttgtttttaattcacaGTTTTTCTCaatgctttatttcttttatgtaGCAAAAATGATTCACAAATGTCGGAACAGATGTGAAACCAGGGCTGCAGCACTTACACTGCAGGGCTGTTTGCCAACACCGGCAACATCATGGTGCAGCCCTGACAACACACTCAAACTGTTTTTAGCTATATGGCAGCACTATTTTGATAAACACCGGCAACATCGTTGTCCAGCCCtggcaacacaacaaaaacccAGCTGTGTGGCAACATTTGCTTAGCACGTAAGtttcatttaacaaataataacaaaattgattAGAAAATTCCCTTTTTACAAACAGAATGACTAAATTCTTGGGAATTGATCGCCTGGGTCGACTGTTCCAGGCCATACGCGAAGCCGGCGGTCTGAAGCAAGCCTATCTGAAGCTGTACAGGTGAGAAAATGCAAAACGCTCTTATATAAGTTGcaaaaaattcttaatctTATACTTATAAACAGAAATGATGATCTGAAGACGGGCACTCTCGTTGGCATTGATAAGTACGGCAACAGGTACTTTGAGAATCCCTATTACTTCTACGGCAGAAACCGCTGGGTGGAGTTTG includes the following:
- the LOC117780496 gene encoding dynamin-1-like protein: MEALIPVINKLQDVFNTVGSDSIQLPQIVVLGSQSSGKSSVIESIVGRSFLPRGTGIVTRRPLILQLIHCPLEDREHRSAENGTVNAEEWGRFLHTKKCFTDFNEIRLEIDNETERVAGNNKGICPEPINLKIFSTRVVNLTLVDLPGITKVPVGDQPEDIEAQIKDLVIKYIENPNSIILAVTAANTDMATSEALKLAKDVDPDGRRTLAVVTKLDLMDAGTDAIDILCGRVIPVKLGIIGVMNRSQQDIIDKKNIDEQMKDEAAFLQRKYPTLATRNGTPYLAKTLNRLLMHHIRDCLPDLKTRVNIMSTQFQSLLNSYGEDVSDKSQTLLHIITKFSSAYCSTIEGTARNIETTELCGGARLCYIFHEIFGRTLDSIHPLAGLTKMDILTAIRNATGPRPALFVPEVSFELLVKRQIRRLEEPSLRCVELIHEEMQRIVQHCGNEVQQEMLRFPKLHEKIVDVVTQLLRCRLPATNVMVENIVAIELAYINTKHPDFHKEAALVPSLLKTDNDPYSQSRRTNTPRNNMSPQVSSHSTMTQNQQHSQQSQAQLQTQQQQQQQQQQQQQQNDNHDQNHVGENSTGSWLSNILPPAPNRADSIENSASNTPVHNNMVSPLKPVNLLPDVPALHNPRRLTDKEQKDCDVIERLIKSYFYIVRKSIQDSVPKAIMHFLVNYVKDNLQSELVTHLYKSEKAETLLNESDHIAVRRKEAADMLKALTRANHIISEIRETHMW
- the LOC117780505 gene encoding actin-related protein 2/3 complex subunit 5-A, encoding MAKNTSSNAFRKIDVDQYNEDNFREDDGVDSSAAGPDENEITSLLTKGKSVEALLSALQNAPLRCKNQHVKDNALNITLRVLLSIKSTQMDQAIDTLDQNDLIDVLMKYIYRGFEIPSEGSSGHLLQWHEKAFAKGGVGCIVRVLSDTNRA